In a genomic window of Oreochromis aureus strain Israel breed Guangdong linkage group 13, ZZ_aureus, whole genome shotgun sequence:
- the gnrh3 gene encoding gonadotropin-releasing hormone 3: MEAGSRVIMQVLLLALVVQVTLSQHWSYGWLPGGKRSVGELEATIRMMGTGGVVSLPDEANAQTQERLRPYNIINDDSSHFDRKKKVP, translated from the exons ATGGAAGCAGGCAGCAGAGTTATAATGCAGGTGTTGTTGCTGGCGTTGGTGGTTCAGGTCACCCTGTCCCAGCACTGGTCCTATGGATGGCTACCAGGTGGAAAGAGAAGTGTGGGAGAGCTTGAGGCAACCATTAGG ATGATGGGCACAGGAGGGGTGGTGTCTCTTCCCGATGAGGCAAATGCCCAAACCCAAGAGAGACTTAGACCATACAATATA ATTAATGATGATTCCAGTCACTTTGACCGAAAAAAAAAGGTTCCCTAA